Sequence from the Alphaproteobacteria bacterium genome:
CGCAGGACTAGGAGTTAGTTGGTCATGAACGATTTGATGAAGATCTTCGGTCAGCCGAGCGGTCCACAGAGTTTTGATCATATCCGGATCTCCATCGCCAGCCCCGAGCGAATCCGGTCGTGGTCGTTCGGTGAGATCAAGAAACCGGAGACGATCAATTACCGGACATTCAAGCCTGAACGGGATGGCCTGTTCTGCGCGCGTATTTTTGGTCCGATCAAGGACTACGAGTGCCTGTGCGGCAAGTACAAGCGCATGAAGTATCGCGGGATCATCTGCGAAAAATGCGGCGTCGAGGTCACCCTGTCCAAGGTGCGGCGTGAGCGCATGGGCCATATCGAGCTCGCGGCGCCGGTCGCCCATATCTGGTTCCTCAAGTCGCTGCCGAGCCGGATAGGCCTGCTGGTGGACATGACCCTCCGGGATCTCGAACGGGTCCTGTATTTCGAGAACTACGTCGTCCTCGACCCGGGCATGAGTGCGCTCGAGAAATACGAGCTTATGAACGAAGACTCGTATCAGCAGGCGCTGGATGAGTACGGCGAGGGTACGTTCGAAGTCGGCATCGGGGCGGAAGCGATCAAGAAGCTTCTGGCCGAAATCGACCTGGAGCAGGAGCGCGACAAGGTGCGCCAGGAGCTGGCGGAGACCGGATCGGAAGCGAAGCGCAAGAAATTCGTCAAGCGTCTCAAGCTGCTCGACGCTTTCATTAGCTCGGCGACGCGGCCCGAATGGATGATCCTGGACGTGGTGCCGGTTATCCCGCCCGAACTGCGTCCGCTGGTGCCGCTGGACGGCGGCCGGTTTGCCACGTCGGATCTGAATGATCTCTATCGTCGGGTCATCAACCGGAATAACCGCCTGAAACGGCTCATCGAACTGCGCGCGCCCGAAATCATCGTACGCAACGAAAAGCGGATGCTGCAGGAGTCTGTCGACGCACTGTTCGATAACGGACGGCGCGGGCGCGTGATCACCGGCGCCAACAAGCGGCCATTGAAGTCCCTTTCCGACATGCTCAAGGGCAAGCAGGGGCGCTTCCGGCAGAATCTGCTGGGCAAGCGCGTCGATTATTCAGGCCGTTCCGTCATCGTCGTGGGTCCCGAACTCAAGCTGCATCAGTGCGGCCTGCCCAAGAAGATGGCGCTCGAACTGTTCAAGCCGTTCATCTATTCGCGCCTCGAGCGCTACGGTCTCGCCACCACAATCAAGGCGGCGAAGCGCATGGTGGAAAAGGAGCGGCCCGAGGTCTGGGACATCCTGGAAGAGGTCATCCGCGAGCATCCGGTGCTTTTGAACCGGGCGCCGACGCTTCACCGCCTGGGTATCCAGGCGTTCGAGCCCGTTCTCATCGAGGGCAAGGCGATCCAGCTCCATCCGCTGGTCTGTGCCGCCTTCAATGCGGATTTCGACGGCGATCAGATGGCGGTACATGTGCCGCTGTCCCTCGAGGCGCAGCTCGAGGCCCGGGTGCTGATGATGTCCACCAATAACATCCTCAGCCCGGCCAATGGCAAGCCGATCATCGTGCCGTCCCAGGATATCGTGCTGGGCCTGTACTACATGACGCTCGAGGGCGAGAACGAGCCCGGCGACGGCATGATCATTTCCGACATGGGCGAGCTTAATCACGCGCTCGAGACCGGCGCCGTGGGGCTGCACAGCAAAATTCACGCCCGGTTCGAGACGGTCGACGAGAACGGCAACGAAATTCAGCAGCGGGTCGAAACGACTCCCGGCCGCTTCCTTCTCGGCGAGGTCCTGCCCCGCCATCCGAAGGTGCCGTTCAACGTCGTCAACCGGACCATGACGAAGAAGGAAATCAGCAACCTGATCGACATCGTCTACCGCCATTGCGGGCAGAAGGACACGGTTGTCTTCTGTGACCGGATCATGGCGCTCGGCTTCAACCATGCCTGCAAGGCGGGCATTTCCTTCGGCAAGGACGATTTGATCATCCCCGAATCGAAGCAGGGGCTGGTTTCCGCGACTGAAGCCAAGGTCAAGGAATACGAGCAGCAGTATCTCGATGGCCTGATCACGCAGGGCGAGAAATACAACAAGGTGGTCGATGCCTGGTCGAATTGCACCGATACGGTGGCCGACGAGATGATGAAAGTGATGTCGGCCGACAAGAAAGGGCGGATCAATTCCGTCTTTATGATGGCCGATTCAGGCGCCCGCGGTTCGGCCGCCCAGATCAAGCAGCTTTCAGGCATGCGCGGCCTGATGGCCAAGCCGTCGGGCGAGATCATCGAGACGCCGATCACGTCCAACTTCAAGGAAGGGCTGACGGTGCTCGAGTACTTCAACTCGACCCATGGCGCGCGAAAAGGCCTTGCCGATACGGCGCTGAAGACGGCCAACTCGGGATATCTGACCCGGCGGCTGGTCGACGTCGCGCAGGACTGCATCATCGTCGAGGAGGACTGCGGCACAGAGGCGGGGCTCAACATTCGCGCCGTGGTTGAGGGTGGCGAAGTGATTGCCCCGCTTTCGGAGCGGATTCTCGGCCGGACGACGGTGGAAGAACTGGTCGATCCCAACACCAGCGAGGTGATCGTCAAGGCGGGTGAGACCCTTAACGAGTTCCAGGCGGAGCGGGTGGAGAATGCCGGCATCGATTCGGTCAAGATCCGTTCGGTCCTGACTTGTGAGAACAAGATCGGGGTCTGCGCCAAATGCTATGGCCGTGATCTGGCGCGAGGGACACCCGTCAATATCGGCGAATCGGTCGGCGTCATCGCGGCCCAGTCGATCGGGGAGCCTGGCACACAGCTGACGATGCGGACCTTCCATATCGGCGGTGCGGTGCAGCGCGGCGCGGAGCAGTCGGGTGTCGAGGCCAATTTCGACGGCACGGTCAAGATCCGCAATCGCAACGTCGTCATCAATTCCGAAAAGATTCCGGTCGTGATGAACCGGAACTGTGAAGTGGTGTTGACGGACGAGGCGGGGCGCGAGCGGGCGCGTCACCGGGTTCCCTACGGCACGCGTCTGCTGGCCGATGATGGCGACACCGTCAAGAAGGGCAGCCGCGTGGCCGAATGGGATCCCTACACGATTCCGATCATCACCGAACGCGAGGGTGTTGCCCATTACGTCGATCTGATCGAGGGCGTCTCGATGCGCCAGGTGGTGGACGAGACGACCGGTATCGCCAACAAGGTCGTGATCGACTGGAAGCAGCAGCAGAAGGGTTCGGACCTCAAGCCGCGCATCACGCTGCGGGATGCCGATGGCGAGATCGTGACCCTGCCCAACGGACTTGAGGCGCGCTACTTCATGTCGGTGGATGCGGTGTTGAGTGTCGAGAATGGCATGAGGGTTCAGGCCGGCGACATCCTTGCCCGTATCCCGCGTGAATCGTCCAAGACCCGCGACATCACCGGTGGTCTGCCGCGCGTGGCGGAGCTGTTCGAGGCCCGCCGGCCCAAGGATTTCGCCATCATCAGCGAAATCGACGGACAGGTGCAGTTTGGCAAGGATTACAAGACCAAGCGGCGCGTGGTCGTGGTTCCGACCGATGCCGACAAGGAGTCCAAGGAATATCTCATCCCGAAGGGCAAGCACATCGCCGTCCGCGAGGGCGACTATGTCCAGGTGGGTGATTTGCTGATGGATGGCAACCCGGTACCCCATGACATTCTGA
This genomic interval carries:
- the rpoC gene encoding DNA-directed RNA polymerase subunit beta' — protein: MNDLMKIFGQPSGPQSFDHIRISIASPERIRSWSFGEIKKPETINYRTFKPERDGLFCARIFGPIKDYECLCGKYKRMKYRGIICEKCGVEVTLSKVRRERMGHIELAAPVAHIWFLKSLPSRIGLLVDMTLRDLERVLYFENYVVLDPGMSALEKYELMNEDSYQQALDEYGEGTFEVGIGAEAIKKLLAEIDLEQERDKVRQELAETGSEAKRKKFVKRLKLLDAFISSATRPEWMILDVVPVIPPELRPLVPLDGGRFATSDLNDLYRRVINRNNRLKRLIELRAPEIIVRNEKRMLQESVDALFDNGRRGRVITGANKRPLKSLSDMLKGKQGRFRQNLLGKRVDYSGRSVIVVGPELKLHQCGLPKKMALELFKPFIYSRLERYGLATTIKAAKRMVEKERPEVWDILEEVIREHPVLLNRAPTLHRLGIQAFEPVLIEGKAIQLHPLVCAAFNADFDGDQMAVHVPLSLEAQLEARVLMMSTNNILSPANGKPIIVPSQDIVLGLYYMTLEGENEPGDGMIISDMGELNHALETGAVGLHSKIHARFETVDENGNEIQQRVETTPGRFLLGEVLPRHPKVPFNVVNRTMTKKEISNLIDIVYRHCGQKDTVVFCDRIMALGFNHACKAGISFGKDDLIIPESKQGLVSATEAKVKEYEQQYLDGLITQGEKYNKVVDAWSNCTDTVADEMMKVMSADKKGRINSVFMMADSGARGSAAQIKQLSGMRGLMAKPSGEIIETPITSNFKEGLTVLEYFNSTHGARKGLADTALKTANSGYLTRRLVDVAQDCIIVEEDCGTEAGLNIRAVVEGGEVIAPLSERILGRTTVEELVDPNTSEVIVKAGETLNEFQAERVENAGIDSVKIRSVLTCENKIGVCAKCYGRDLARGTPVNIGESVGVIAAQSIGEPGTQLTMRTFHIGGAVQRGAEQSGVEANFDGTVKIRNRNVVINSEKIPVVMNRNCEVVLTDEAGRERARHRVPYGTRLLADDGDTVKKGSRVAEWDPYTIPIITEREGVAHYVDLIEGVSMRQVVDETTGIANKVVIDWKQQQKGSDLKPRITLRDADGEIVTLPNGLEARYFMSVDAVLSVENGMRVQAGDILARIPRESSKTRDITGGLPRVAELFEARRPKDFAIISEIDGQVQFGKDYKTKRRVVVVPTDADKESKEYLIPKGKHIAVREGDYVQVGDLLMDGNPVPHDILSVLGVEALASYLVNEIQDVYRLQGVKINDKHIEVIVRQMLQKVEVTTPGDSTFLVGEQVDRMEFMTANAKTAEEGGVEATGTPVLQGITKASLQTNSFISAASFQETTRVLTEASVQGKTDPLSGLKENVIVGRLIPAGTGSVMNRMRQIAAEKDREVLAARQAQLEAAQQAAELAAAQRAEAEGSGTEDGEDQSRIA